The Carassius gibelio isolate Cgi1373 ecotype wild population from Czech Republic chromosome B22, carGib1.2-hapl.c, whole genome shotgun sequence genome window below encodes:
- the LOC127988363 gene encoding uncharacterized protein LOC127988363 — protein sequence MRERSLNPTRRECVVVAKAITQKYPNSFLDKNEEGELIGCGYFSVINQLKTRVEYLNRGNSLSRLRKHKRTQRDDEDGDDDQPAVATCARIDSYGCVRWQPADYPDGETSASLEEKKLEMIDIFSREGLKGAERGRVEDLMAITYAKQREYINAKPSPSILDVGKEWPFLFSQKFLLSHFTTLTNVELYTRLNEDMDKKGKRLLDFFSSQITKWRKEVRAVLKEAIKKDREGSDGLAAMLVMLAHFKEQEESLFLIADETTTPADAEDQLSLPVTPRIIMLGKFHIQC from the exons ATGAGAGAGCGTTCCTTGAACCCTACTCGCAGAGAGTGTGTGGTAGTGGCTAAAGCTATAACTCAAAAATATCCAAATAGCTTTTTAGACAAAAATGAAGAGGGGGAGCTAATTGGATGTGGGTATTTCAGCGTTATAAATCAGCTCAAAACCAGAGTAGAATATTTGAATCGAGGCAACTCTCTTTCCCGTCTGAGGAAGCACAAACGCACCCAGAGAGATGATGAGGATGGTGATGATGACCAGCCAGCAGTAGCTACATGTGCAAGAATCGACAGTTATGGGTGTGTTCGTTGGCAGCCAGCGGACTATCCAGATGGGGAAACATCAGCATCATTAGAGGAAAAGAAGCTTGAGATGATTGATATATTCAGCCGAGAGGGACTAAAGGGCGCTGAGAGAGGAAGGGTAGAAGACCTAATGGCAATCACTTATGCCAAACAGCGGGAATACATCAACGCAAAGCCTTCCCCAAGCATTCTGGATGTGGGTAAAGAGTGGCCATTTCTCTTTTCACAGAAGTTTTTATTGTCACACTTCACCACTCTCACCAATGTTGAACTATACACAAGACTGAATGAAGATATGGACAAAAAGGGTAAAAGACTCCTGGATTTCTTCAGTAGTCAGATTACAAAGTGGAGGAAAGAAGTAAGAGCTGTTCTGAAGGAAGCCATAAAGAAGGACCGAGAAGGATCTGATGGCCTAGCAGCGATGCTTGTGATGTTGGCACACTTCAAAGAGCAAGAGGAGTCACTTTTTCTCATTGCTGAT GAGACTACCACTCCCGCAGACGCAGAGGACCAGCTGTCTCTCCCAGTCACTCCAAGGATCATCATGCTCGGTAAGTTTCACATTCAATGTTAA
- the LOC127988357 gene encoding uncharacterized protein LOC127988357, which produces MCQATSTILKIVLGDARPVQLQSCQCTCVAGTAVCNHVAALLYQTAHYCQLSITSVPPTHSCTETEQKWHKPRSMGVKPGLVNDMVILSARPKERKLMEGIRSNLYKGVSSALPELSTLRVDEVYHDVPSDVAPLITTMAMDINVPLVDSAFGKVQEGSVLSYHMPAKRVPKTCPHTDAPSPPQLPLQGYRLGPATCSFVCTEHQQHHMMSLETTLENAHKIANSTKEQSSCIEWHQLRRPRITSSKFREVCHTRAQSSAENLAKRLLRPSHQTADMRRGLDMEPAAVEEYCRVREVNHYPCGFLIHPDAPWMGSSPDGIVYDPKGQTVFGLVEIKCPNVASYVDCPYIKISEGTHTLRKSHSYFWQIQGQMLISGLDWCDFVVYTQEDMFIQRIPRDNEITKTMKVKIDFFYFYCYLFASLNN; this is translated from the exons ATGTGTCAAGCTACATCCACAATTTTGAAG ATTGTGCTTGGGGATGCCCGTCCTGTGCAGCTACAAAGCTGCCAGTGTACCTGTGTggcaggtacagctgtgtgtaatCATGTGGCAGCACTGTTGTACCAGACTGCACATTATTGCCAGCTTAGCATCACCTCTGTTCCCCCAACACACAGCTGCACAGAGACTGAACAGAAGTGGCATAAGCCAAGATCCATG GGTGTTAAACCTGGTCTTGTAAATGACATGGTGATTCTTTCAGCCAGACCCAAGGAACGAAAACTGATGGAAGGCATTAg GAGCAACTTGTATAAGGGTGTCAGTTCAGCTCTGCCTGAACTTTCCACACTCAGGGTGGATGAAGTCTACCATGATGTTCCAAGTGATGTGGCTCCACTGATAACAACTATGGCTATGGACATTAATGTTCCTCTGGTTGACTCTGCATTTGGAAAAGTGCAAGAAGGAAGTGTGTTATCCTATCATATGCCAGCAAAAAGAGTTCCAAAAACCTGTCCCCACACAGATGCTCCTTCTCCCCCACAGCTGCCACTTCAGGGTTACAGGCTGGGACCCGCTACCTGCTCTTTTGTCTGCACTGAACATCAGCAGCACCACATGATGTCCCTGGAAACAACATTAGAGAACGCACACAAAATTGCCAACAGCACAAAAGAGCAGAGTTCCTGCATCGAGTGGCACCAACTGAGGCGGCCCCGCATCACCTCCTCCAAGTTCAGAGAGGTATGTCACACCAGGGCACAGAGCTCTGctgaaaatcttgccaaaagaCTTCTGAGACCTAGTCATCAGACTGCCGACATGAGGAGGGGGCTTGACATGGAACCTGCAGCAGTAGAGGAGTACTGCAGAGTAAGGGAGGTTAACCACTATCCCTGCGGCTTTCTTATCCACCCTGATGCACCCTGGATGGGGTCATCACCTGATGGCATTGTGTACGATCCAAAGGGGCAGACAGTGTTTGGCCTTGTTGAAATTAAATGCCCCAATGTTGCAAGCTATGTTGACTGCCCATATATTAAGATCAGTGAGGGCACACACACATTAAGGAAATCTCATTCCTACTTTTGGCAAATCCAGGGCCAGATGTTGATTTCTGGTTTAGACTGGTGTGACTTTGTTGTCTACACACAGGAGGACATGTTTATTCAGAGGATTCCCAGAGACAatgaaatcacaaaaacaatgaaagtaaaaattgattttttttatttttattgttacctCTTTGCTTCCCTAAATAATTAG
- the LOC127988356 gene encoding uncharacterized protein LOC127988356 produces the protein MTSKKTFKFQRTIYSTAEHCCVPLCQASSKYNSLLSFHTFPSDAEIRRKWLVAIRRDKFTVTPHTRVCSRHFNKDDVREPLSETGRRLLNKGAVPALFEWNNFTLPTSRPGVWERRERPPPMTEDDGDAGEKADIPMDHDYASASDPAVVDLALDDNMSLRDEILKLREHVEKLTMNQRFGIHRFAASDKDIRFFTRFASYDLLMRFWALIEPSLPNMVSVTQAQRGTFTEPSSTVTRFLQPIDEMFMFLNYLALGSKQRDLADRYGVHQSTVSRIITTWSNFLYTVLGSVRIWIPEEKIRAHLPAEFKDYADTTVILDCTELRCQCPSSPLLQSEMFSAYKSHCTLKGLLGVAPHGAVTFISQLYAGSISDKQITRESGILSLLRPGMAIMVDRGFLVDDLVPCKIYRPAFLSGRSQMSACEVRETQAIARLRVHVERLIRRVKEHKFFDTEIPLRLFGNINQLYTVACLLTNYENGPLVKAWAKKPE, from the exons ATGACTAGTAAGAAAACGTTCAAATTTCAGCGAACCATCTATAGTACAGCCGAGCATTGTTGTGTGCCTCTGTGTCAAGCTTCGAGCAAGTACAACAGTTTACTTAGTTTTCATACATTTCCATCTGACGCGGAAATCAGGCGAAAATGGCTTGTAGCTATCCGGAGGGACAAATTCACAGTTACTCCCCATACCCGAGTATGTAGCCGACATTTTAACAAGGATGATGTTCGTGAGCCCTTATCAGAGACGGGGAGGCGGCTATTAAACAAGGGAGCTGTCCCAGCACTGTTTGAGTGGAACAATTTCACCCTTCCCACTTCACGACCGGGGGTGTGGGAGAGGAGAGAGCGTCCGCCTCCGATGACGGAGGATGACGGCGACGCAGGCGAGAAAGCTGATATCCCTATGGACCACGACTACGCTTCGGCTTCAGATCCTGCAGTTGTTGATTTAGCCCTTGATGACAACATGTCTCTCAGAGATGAGATTCTCAAGCTGAGGGAACACGTCGAGAAGCTGACAATGAATCAGCGCTTTGGAATTCATCGTTTTGCTGCCTCAGACAAGGACATACGTTTTTTCACAAG atttgcatCCTATGACCTGCTGATGAGATTCTGGGCCTTAATAGAGCCATCACTGCCAAATATGGTCAGTGTGACACAAGCACAGAGAGGCACCTTTACAGAGCCAAGTTCCACTGTA ACTCGTTTCCTGCAGCCCATTGATGAGATGTTCATGTTTCTCAATTACCTGGCACTGGGTTCAAAACAGCGTGATCTTGCTGACCGGTATGGAGTCCACCAGTCCACAGTCAGTCGGATCATTACAACATGGAGCAACTTTCTGTACACTGTGCTAGGGTCTGTGAGGATCTGGATACCAGAGGAGAAAATAAGGGCACATCTGCCAGCTGAGTTTAAGGACTATGCAGACACTACAGTCATCCTGGACTGCACAGAGCTAAGGTGCCAGTGCCCTTCATCACCTCTTCTCCAAAGTGAAATGTTCTCAGCATACAAGTCCCACTGTACTCTCAAAGGGCTGCTTGGAGTGGCTCCTCATGGGGCGGTCACATTTATTTCTCAACTGTACGCTGGTTCCATCAGTGACAAACAGATCACGCGTGAGTCTGGAATTCTCTCCCTTTTGAGACCTGGAATGGCCATCATGGTCGACCGAGGTTTTCTGGTTGATGACCTTGTACCTTGCAAGATTTATAGGCCAGCATTTCTCTCTGGAAGATCCCAGATGTCTGCCTGTGAGGTCAGGGAGACCCAAGCAATTGCACGCCTCAGGGTGCATGTTGAGCGCCTCATACGGCGTGTTAAGGAACACAAGTTCTTTGACACAGAGATTCCACTTCGGCTTTTTGGCAACATTAATCAGCTGTATACTGTTGCATGTCTTCTGACGAACTATGAAAACGGGCCTCTTGTAAAGGCTTGGGCAAAGAAGCCAGAGTAG